Proteins found in one Streptococcus anginosus subsp. whileyi MAS624 genomic segment:
- a CDS encoding sensor histidine kinase — MIVYFILLQILLIFEDVINSAIFYRQYLIGIYTILFLIMLIYINTTFKDRLEEEIIYQKNRQLEDLANYNRQIESLYNELRNFRHDYINILSSIKTGIDNRDIDIISSVYNSVLSKTTEQFQNPKYNITNLIKVKNEAVKSILSAKLLEAQSKGINISVEAEKDFSESQMELLDFVTILSILMDNAIEGAQLAQSSEITVALFNSGNTNVLIIENTTDVAKIDTSDIFLCGFSSKGKDRGIGLYNVANILKKYPNVSIITQSKDFHFRQTIEMR; from the coding sequence ATGATTGTATATTTTATTCTTTTGCAAATATTGTTAATTTTTGAAGATGTTATCAATTCTGCGATTTTTTATCGACAATATTTAATTGGTATTTATACTATTTTGTTTTTAATAATGTTGATTTATATAAATACAACTTTTAAAGATAGATTAGAGGAGGAGATTATTTATCAAAAGAATAGGCAATTAGAAGATTTAGCAAATTATAATCGACAAATAGAATCGCTTTATAATGAACTAAGGAATTTTCGGCATGACTATATAAATATTTTAAGTAGTATAAAAACAGGGATTGATAATCGCGATATTGATATTATATCTAGCGTCTATAATTCAGTCTTGTCAAAAACCACGGAGCAGTTTCAAAATCCAAAATATAATATTACCAATTTAATAAAAGTAAAAAATGAAGCAGTTAAAAGCATTTTATCCGCAAAGTTACTTGAAGCACAAAGTAAAGGAATAAACATTAGCGTTGAAGCAGAAAAAGATTTCAGTGAGTCACAAATGGAATTGTTGGATTTTGTTACAATTCTCTCAATATTAATGGACAATGCCATTGAAGGAGCTCAGTTAGCACAGAGTTCGGAAATAACGGTAGCTCTTTTTAATAGTGGTAATACAAATGTCTTGATTATAGAAAATACTACGGATGTTGCAAAGATTGATACATCAGATATCTTTTTATGTGGTTTTTCTTCAAAAGGCAAAGATCGGGGAATTGGTTTATATAATGTAGCAAATATATTGAAAAAATATCCTAATGTATCCATTATTACGCAAAGCAAGGATTTTCATTTTAGACAGACAATTGAAATGAGATAA
- a CDS encoding GBS Bsp-like repeat-containing protein — protein sequence MKNQNCNKEVQRFSIRKYSFGVASVLLGCFLFGITNVSADENSTATISTTTEIMSSHYGKTMTSNSENSTNNNSVVDRNNSDTTSVIDNTQSKNEEKAGTIQTKPVENVSISKNEVLSSTSTPNDSVESKNNSTTSMSSTKVKETDDSNKDISSSTTSSIQKKDIRISKDDSLVDENSGEIKEMVTKPTFTPKIVRHALAINNGSVARGDDYPWKHDSVDPNNRHIDKWRLYTRECTSFTAYRLSSVNHFELPGAYGNGGQWGGRARREGYRVDMNPAKGSVAWLDDGSYGHVAWVSNVIGNNVEIEEYNYGYTHNYHIRTVSKTAFSGYIHFKDLAGGSTPSEPTKPNTGGTLPSSGTYHFTDRKGIKAEPKISSPDLAYYDNGYSVTYDKTLIADNYEWISYVSYSGNRRYIAINKIATPTTPVVKGTINIQNKNDQAGTFDVVITNVSSNSGLKEVQVPTWSTQNGQDDIIWYRATKQNDGTYKVSVNIHDHKNNRGEYNIHLYYVIDNGKQIGVGGTKTTIAEVQTPAVTLTGTINIQNKNNQTGTFDVVISNVASPNGVKEVKVPIWASQNGQDDIIWYRATKQNDGTYKVSVRASDHKNYQGEYNIHLYYVQNDGKLVGVTGTKTDVHFITKPAIPDRGVYTFTGRFSIKAEPKISSPELAYYEAGNTVNYDKVLFADGHYWISYLSFSGNRRYISIA from the coding sequence ATGAAGAATCAAAATTGTAATAAAGAAGTTCAACGCTTTTCAATCCGAAAATATTCATTTGGTGTTGCATCTGTATTATTAGGATGTTTTCTGTTTGGTATCACTAATGTTTCAGCCGATGAGAACTCAACGGCTACCATTTCGACTACCACAGAGATTATGTCTTCTCATTATGGGAAAACAATGACTTCTAATTCCGAAAATAGCACTAACAATAATTCGGTAGTAGATAGGAATAACTCAGATACAACTTCTGTAATTGATAATACTCAATCTAAAAATGAGGAAAAAGCTGGCACAATTCAAACTAAACCAGTTGAAAATGTCTCGATATCAAAAAATGAGGTATTATCTTCAACTTCTACACCTAATGACAGTGTAGAGTCTAAAAATAATTCAACAACCTCTATGTCAAGTACTAAAGTCAAAGAGACTGATGATTCTAACAAAGATATATCATCAAGTACTACCTCTTCTATTCAGAAAAAAGATATTCGCATCTCAAAGGATGATAGTCTTGTTGATGAAAATTCGGGTGAAATAAAAGAAATGGTAACAAAGCCTACCTTTACTCCCAAAATAGTACGACATGCTCTAGCTATAAATAATGGTTCGGTGGCAAGAGGTGATGATTATCCATGGAAACATGATAGTGTAGATCCTAATAATAGACACATTGATAAGTGGAGATTATACACAAGAGAATGTACCTCTTTTACTGCTTATCGTCTTAGCTCAGTAAATCATTTTGAACTTCCTGGAGCCTATGGTAATGGAGGACAATGGGGCGGACGTGCAAGACGAGAGGGCTACAGAGTTGATATGAATCCTGCAAAGGGTTCGGTTGCTTGGCTAGATGATGGCTCCTATGGTCATGTTGCTTGGGTATCAAATGTTATTGGAAATAATGTAGAAATTGAAGAATATAACTATGGATATACACATAATTATCACATTCGAACGGTTTCTAAAACGGCATTTAGTGGTTATATCCATTTTAAAGATCTTGCTGGTGGTTCAACTCCTAGTGAACCTACAAAACCTAATACAGGAGGTACATTACCTTCTTCAGGAACCTATCATTTTACAGACCGTAAAGGAATCAAAGCAGAACCTAAAATATCTAGTCCAGACCTTGCTTATTATGATAATGGTTATAGTGTAACTTATGATAAGACTTTAATTGCTGATAATTATGAATGGATTTCGTATGTATCTTACTCAGGGAACCGTCGTTATATTGCTATAAATAAAATTGCAACACCAACCACTCCAGTTGTCAAAGGGACAATTAACATACAAAATAAAAATGATCAAGCAGGAACTTTTGATGTTGTAATCACAAATGTATCAAGTAATAGTGGTTTAAAAGAAGTACAAGTTCCAACTTGGTCTACTCAGAATGGTCAAGATGATATTATTTGGTATAGAGCTACTAAACAAAATGATGGCACTTATAAAGTTTCTGTAAATATTCACGATCATAAAAATAATCGTGGGGAATATAATATCCATCTTTATTACGTTATAGACAATGGTAAACAAATAGGTGTAGGTGGCACCAAAACGACAATTGCAGAAGTACAAACTCCAGCAGTTACTCTTACAGGAACTATTAACATACAAAATAAGAATAATCAAACAGGGACATTTGATGTAGTTATTTCAAATGTTGCTAGTCCGAATGGTGTAAAAGAAGTTAAAGTACCTATTTGGGCAAGTCAAAATGGTCAAGATGATATTATTTGGTATAGAGCCACTAAACAAAACGATGGCACTTATAAAGTTTCAGTTCGTGCAAGTGATCATAAAAATTACCAAGGAGAGTACAATATCCATTTATATTATGTCCAAAACGATGGTAAATTAGTTGGTGTTACTGGTACAAAAACAGACGTACACTTTATCACAAAACCTGCTATACCTGACAGAGGAGTTTATACTTTTACAGGACGATTTAGTATTAAAGCAGAGCCTAAAATTTCTTCTCCTGAATTAGCTTATTATGAAGCTGGAAATACAGTTAATTATGATAAAGTTCTATTTGCAGATGGACATTATTGGATTAGTTACCTTTCCTTCTCAGGCAATCGTCGATATATCAGCATTGCCTAA
- a CDS encoding SH3 domain-containing protein, translating to MKKSYKLASVTMLCSMLLLGACHKHEVKSGTNGHSVKTTKTTKSSSSKKTKASQNNKTSTNDNKTTDKEQDNSVTNAQSSEISNSNSQNSASSQQSSTPSIVQSQGGGTQVTSGTLELYQDTPVYASPDKSSEVAYTYPKGNVDWDQYVFENGENWYSFVVSNGTESKRYYIAYSDVKH from the coding sequence ATGAAAAAATCATATAAATTAGCAAGTGTAACCATGTTGTGCTCTATGCTCTTACTTGGTGCTTGTCATAAACACGAAGTCAAAAGTGGGACAAATGGACATTCAGTAAAAACAACGAAAACAACAAAAAGTAGTAGCTCTAAAAAGACAAAAGCTTCTCAAAATAACAAAACGTCTACTAATGATAATAAAACAACTGATAAAGAGCAAGACAATTCGGTTACAAATGCTCAATCATCAGAGATTAGTAATTCAAATAGCCAAAATAGTGCAAGTAGTCAGCAATCTTCTACTCCTTCAATTGTTCAATCTCAAGGAGGAGGTACTCAAGTAACCTCTGGAACTCTTGAACTGTACCAAGACACGCCAGTTTATGCTTCACCAGATAAATCAAGCGAAGTTGCCTATACTTATCCTAAAGGAAATGTTGATTGGGATCAGTATGTTTTTGAAAACGGTGAAAATTGGTATAGTTTTGTAGTTTCTAATGGAACAGAGTCTAAGCGTTACTACATAGCCTATTCAGATGTAAAACATTAA
- a CDS encoding DUF6287 domain-containing protein — MKNSYKLASITMLCSLLLLSACHKNETKSDSNDHSTVKTAQSSSKKAKSSKAKKKMTANASSNKKAGDSTQSAASEQMSPAQSSTTQPSSSATNADSNTSPAAEAKSTVDVNALASGDFSTISGTWSNDLGKSITINSNGQAAFAGEKREYGLTSEKIVANTFWGTIYPKDAQVGGAAFIVVPAGVADPVTGQVSNTDRILSGQDENANTHPFYRN; from the coding sequence ATGAAAAATTCATATAAATTAGCAAGTATAACTATGTTGTGCTCTTTGCTTTTACTGAGCGCTTGCCATAAAAATGAAACAAAAAGTGATTCGAATGACCATTCGACAGTAAAGACTGCACAAAGTAGTTCTAAAAAAGCAAAATCATCTAAAGCTAAGAAAAAGATGACTGCTAACGCGAGTAGTAATAAAAAAGCAGGGGACAGTACTCAATCTGCTGCTAGTGAACAGATGTCACCTGCTCAATCATCAACTACTCAACCCTCTTCAAGTGCAACTAACGCCGATAGTAATACTTCTCCTGCAGCAGAAGCAAAGTCTACAGTTGACGTAAACGCTCTTGCTAGTGGTGATTTTTCAACAATTTCAGGAACTTGGAGTAATGACTTGGGAAAAAGTATTACCATTAATTCTAATGGTCAAGCTGCTTTTGCAGGTGAGAAAAGAGAGTATGGTCTTACTTCTGAAAAAATAGTCGCGAACACATTTTGGGGAACGATTTATCCTAAAGACGCTCAAGTAGGTGGTGCTGCTTTTATTGTGGTTCCTGCTGGTGTAGCTGATCCTGTTACGGGACAGGTTTCTAATACAGACCGGATTTTGAGTGGGCAAGATGAAAATGCCAATACACATCCTTTCTACAGAAATTAA
- the ldcB gene encoding LD-carboxypeptidase LdcB/DacB has protein sequence MKKMFDHKEQRFSIRKYSCGAASVLIGCVLFMGGQTVSADEQATTGTVPEAAQVGTANKTQNTTESIDVSSQSAATQKETAVTTTAPASSSADTGVAKTSSENTQKTITADKAVSVATETTPSQPTTVDAATQTEDETTNSSVDATTDTATPSTTVKVEKSPVEKEAGKEEADVAKLMDKTQPAQQARLAESKVTQSVPSLPSQGYYTYTKRTEVKNEPKASAALQFYVNAGDRVFYDQVLIADGYQWLSYRSYSGVRRYAAINKLIQSEPQQPAKQTPSSTGTFPSRGRYIFSGTTEVKNEAKLSAPTQFTFNRGDSVNYDKVLENDGYQWISYISYSGMRRYAAVTKLAQPAPQRPAQSQVTGTIHIENKTSQGFDVVVTNVNSTKGVKTVKLPIWSSQGGQDDIIWYDATKQNDGTYKLSVDIRRHKNNYGDYNVHMYYVQSDGSLQGVTGTTTKVEEPKYSVTGTIHIENKTSQGFDVVVTNVSSTKGVKTVKLPVWSSQGGQDDIIWYDAAKQTDGTYKLSVDIRRHKNNRGEYNIHMYYVQSDGSLQGVTGTTTKVEEPKYSVTGTIHIENKTSQGFDVVVTNVSSTKGVKTVKLPIWSSQGGQDDVIWYDAVKQTDGTYKLSVDIRRHKNNRGEYNIHMYYVQSDGSLQGVTGTTTKVEGPQTGAKEVQYNGSYYFIQGKYDEIVVANKKHPMAANYNPGENPTAKAAFLRLRNDMIAQGYNVGYAYSGFRSYDYQKVLYQNYVNKDGQAAADRYSARPGYNEHQTGLVFDLTDKAGNLLEDTAASNWLKNNAYRYGFVVRYQPGKEASTGYMPEAWHIRYIGKEADEVYHSGLSLEEYYGFEGGDYASSVIPSKPTTPSPQTPSIPAQGVYRFTKCSSIKAEARMSAPELAYYDAGQSVTYDKVLNADGATWISYIAFSGKRRYIAIA, from the coding sequence ATGAAAAAAATGTTTGATCACAAAGAACAACGTTTTTCCATTCGTAAATATTCGTGTGGTGCGGCTTCTGTTTTGATTGGATGTGTCCTCTTTATGGGCGGTCAAACCGTGTCAGCTGATGAACAAGCCACGACAGGAACAGTACCTGAAGCAGCTCAAGTTGGCACAGCAAATAAGACTCAAAACACAACTGAATCAATTGATGTGTCTTCTCAATCAGCAGCAACTCAAAAAGAAACTGCTGTAACAACAACTGCGCCAGCTAGCTCATCAGCAGACACGGGTGTTGCTAAAACGTCTTCTGAAAATACTCAAAAGACGATAACGGCAGATAAAGCTGTTTCTGTAGCTACAGAGACGACACCTTCTCAACCAACGACTGTTGATGCAGCGACACAGACAGAAGACGAAACAACAAATTCATCTGTTGATGCAACAACAGACACAGCTACCCCTTCAACAACTGTAAAAGTTGAAAAGAGTCCTGTCGAAAAAGAAGCAGGGAAAGAAGAAGCTGATGTTGCGAAATTGATGGATAAAACGCAACCAGCACAACAAGCTCGTCTTGCAGAATCCAAAGTAACGCAAAGTGTACCTTCTTTACCAAGTCAGGGCTATTACACTTATACGAAACGTACGGAAGTGAAAAATGAACCGAAAGCAAGTGCAGCATTGCAATTTTATGTAAATGCGGGGGATCGTGTTTTTTACGACCAAGTTTTGATTGCAGATGGATACCAATGGCTAAGTTACCGCTCTTATAGTGGTGTTCGTCGCTATGCGGCTATTAACAAGCTGATTCAATCTGAACCTCAACAGCCAGCAAAGCAAACACCTTCTTCAACAGGAACTTTCCCTTCTAGAGGAAGATATATTTTCTCTGGAACGACAGAGGTTAAGAATGAAGCCAAATTGTCAGCTCCGACACAATTTACTTTTAATAGAGGCGATAGCGTTAACTATGATAAAGTGCTGGAAAATGATGGTTATCAATGGATTAGCTATATTTCTTATAGTGGAATGCGTCGTTATGCAGCTGTTACAAAGTTAGCTCAGCCAGCACCTCAAAGACCAGCTCAAAGTCAAGTGACAGGTACGATTCACATTGAAAATAAGACCTCGCAAGGCTTTGATGTGGTGGTGACGAATGTCAACTCGACCAAGGGTGTGAAGACGGTGAAGTTGCCTATTTGGTCTAGCCAAGGCGGTCAAGATGACATCATCTGGTACGATGCCACTAAGCAAAATGACGGCACTTATAAATTGAGTGTGGACATTCGTCGTCATAAGAATAACTACGGTGACTATAATGTGCACATGTATTACGTTCAGTCAGACGGCAGCTTGCAAGGTGTGACGGGTACCACGACTAAGGTGGAAGAACCTAAATATAGTGTGACCGGCACGATTCACATTGAAAATAAGACTTCGCAAGGTTTTGATGTGGTGGTGACGAATGTCAGCTCGACCAAGGGTGTGAAGACAGTGAAGCTGCCTGTTTGGTCCAGTCAAGGCGGTCAAGATGACATCATCTGGTACGATGCAGCCAAGCAAACAGATGGCACCTATAAGTTGAGTGTGGATATTCGTCGCCATAAAAATAATCGAGGCGAATACAACATTCACATGTATTACGTTCAGTCGGATGGTAGCTTGCAAGGTGTAACGGGTACCACGACTAAGGTGGAAGAACCCAAATACAGCGTGACTGGCACGATTCACATTGAGAATAAAACTTCGCAAGGCTTTGATGTGGTGGTGACGAATGTCAGCTCGACCAAGGGTGTGAAGACAGTGAAGTTGCCTATTTGGTCTAGTCAAGGCGGTCAAGATGATGTGATTTGGTATGATGCAGTCAAGCAAACAGACGGCACCTACAAGTTGAGTGTGGATATTCGTCGTCATAAAAATAATCGAGGCGAATACAACATTCACATGTATTACGTTCAGTCAGACGGCAGTTTGCAAGGTGTGACGGGTACGACAACTAAGGTGGAAGGCCCTCAAACAGGTGCAAAAGAAGTACAATATAATGGTTCTTACTACTTTATCCAAGGTAAATATGATGAAATTGTAGTGGCAAACAAAAAGCATCCGATGGCTGCTAACTACAATCCTGGTGAAAATCCAACTGCAAAAGCTGCTTTTCTTCGATTAAGAAATGATATGATTGCTCAAGGCTATAATGTTGGTTATGCTTACAGCGGATTTAGAAGTTATGATTATCAAAAAGTTCTGTATCAAAATTATGTGAACAAAGATGGTCAAGCTGCTGCGGATCGTTACTCTGCACGTCCGGGTTATAATGAGCACCAAACAGGTCTTGTCTTTGATTTAACGGATAAAGCGGGCAATCTTTTAGAGGATACTGCTGCAAGTAATTGGTTGAAGAACAATGCATATCGCTACGGTTTTGTAGTCCGTTACCAACCAGGGAAAGAAGCTTCGACAGGATATATGCCAGAAGCATGGCATATTCGTTATATCGGTAAGGAAGCTGATGAAGTTTACCATTCTGGTTTGAGTTTAGAGGAATATTATGGCTTTGAAGGTGGAGATTACGCTTCATCAGTAATCCCGTCAAAACCAACAACTCCGTCTCCCCAAACACCCTCTATCCCTGCTCAAGGTGTCTATCGTTTTACAAAATGCTCCTCTATCAAAGCAGAAGCTAGAATGTCAGCCCCTGAATTGGCTTATTATGATGCCGGGCAATCGGTCACTTATGATAAGGTTTTGAATGCAGATGGTGCGACATGGATTTCTTACATTGCTTTTAGCGGAAAGAGACGGTATATTGCTATTGCTTAA